A region of Sesamum indicum cultivar Zhongzhi No. 13 linkage group LG7, S_indicum_v1.0, whole genome shotgun sequence DNA encodes the following proteins:
- the LOC105166514 gene encoding leucine-rich repeat receptor protein kinase MSP1-like, with amino-acid sequence MNTSLLRWKCSCILIIMVICFVYPLSKADTLFDDMQLLKAFRDSFIDRRDDIISSWSHSQTSPCNWTGIRCDGLTVSQIDLSCSVSPLNLPFPRLIGAFRSLKHLNLSHCAFTGHIFPEFWNLKKLEVLDLSYNRLSGRLPPSIANLKYLRQLILDDNNFSGRLPSTIGQLTELKELSLRANSFSGNLPEELGSLQLLQSLDISSNILSGNIPASLGNLRKLLFFTARQNRFTGRLSPGIGKLRMLQILDLAWNSLTGTIPAAIGNLKDLRVLDLQSCRFTGSVSEQVSMLSNLTYLNLAQNDFDGELPSNIGRLLNLVYLIAPNSGLTGTIPSQLGNCKKLKIIDLSFNLLDGPLPESLAGLESINSLLLDSNRLSGPVPAWISNWKQVQSLVLSQNLFSGTLPPLNLPSLSHLDVSANLLSGELSSDICNASSLASLVLSRNNFSGSLNGIFKDCLNLTDLILSENNISGELPGYLGELQLITLELSMNKLSGKIPDQLWESKTLMAISLNDNLLEGSLSGAVTNILTLERLQLDNNLFGGRITPGIGKLKNLTNLSLHGNKLTGEIPSELFECTKLVSLDLGANRLTGKIPKSISKLKLLDNLVLSDNKLYGPIPEEICSGFQKVPLPDSEYTQHYGMLDLSYNELEGPIPHTIKHCTVVTEILLQNNKLNGSIPEEIASLANLTLLDLSFNSFSGLMVPKLFSMMNLQGVILSHNQLQGLIPDNFWPSLPSLAKLDLSSNCLRGPLPPSLFCIKSLTYLDVSMNSLSGRLTVDLKSTSSLLVLNVSNNQFCGTLDESVSKLASLSVLDLHNNIFTGSLPASLSNLAALTYLDLSQNNFQDPFPCNICTIQGLVFTNLVGLAVGATVVFLILLIGLLKWKTHGQDIKILDNDKGKLVMTPESTSSEGLLRKKIKEPLSINIATFEHSLLRIKAADIVSATENFSKSYIIGDGGFGTVYRASLPEGRIIAVKRLNGGHLHGEREFLAEMETIGKVKHENLVPLLGYCVFADERFLIYEYMENGSLDFWLRNQADAVEALDWPTRFKICLGSARGLAFLHHGFVPHIIHRDIKSSNILLDRNFEPRVSDFGLARIISACESHVSTVLAGTFGYIPPEYGQAMVATTKGDVYSFGVVMLELVTGRAPVGQSDIEGGNLVGWVRWMVANGSEHEALDASFSSSAVWKVQMLHVLSIAMSCTNDEPWMRPTMLEVVKLLKQSKIT; translated from the exons ATGAATACATCACTTTTAAGATGGAAATGCTCGTGTATCCTGATCATTATGGTCATCTGCTTTGTGTATCCCTTGTCCAAAGCGGATACTTTATTTGATGACATGCAATTACTGAAGGCTTTCAGAGACTCATTTATTGATAGAAGAGATGATATCATTTCAAGTTGGTCTCATTCACAGACTTCTCCGTGCAATTGGACTGGAATAAGATGTGATGGTCTAACAGTAAGCCAAATAGATTTATCGTGCTCGGTGTCACCTTTGAATCTTCCATTTCCCAGGCTTATTGGTGCATTTAGATCTCTCAAGCACCTTAACCTCAGCCATTGTGCCTTTACTGGTCATATTTTTCCAGAGTTTTGGAATCTCAAGAAGTTGGAGGTCCTGGATCTGAGTTACAACAGGTTATCTGGAAGGCTGCCTCCAAGCATAGCTAATCTGAAGTATCTGAGACAACTTATTCttgatgacaataatttttcaggCAGGTTACCTTCTACAATTGGTCAACTGACAGAGCTTAAGGAACTGTCTCTCCGTGCAAATTCATTTTCTGGAAATCTTCCTGAAGAACTTGGAAGCTTACAGCTGTTGCAGTCTCTTGACATCAGCAGCAACATCCTTTCTGGGAATATTCCTGCTAGTTTAGGTAACCTCAGAAAGCTTTTGTTCTTCACTGCTCGACAGAACAGATTTACTGGACGTCTATCTCCCGGAATTGGCAAACTAAGGATGCTTCAAATTCTTGATCTTGCATGGAATTCACTTACTGGGACTATACCAGCTGCAATTGGCAATCTGAAAGACCTCAGGGTACTTGATCTCCAGAGTTGCCGGTTTACAGGAAGTGTTTCGGAACAAGTTTCAATGTTAAGTAACTTGACTTACTTGAATTTAGCACAAAATGACTTTGATGGGGAACTGCCTTCAAATATTGGGAGGCTGCTAAATCTAGTTTATCTCATTGCTCCAAACTCTGGATTAACTGGAACAATACCGTCACAGCTCGGAAATTGCAAGAAGTTAAAGATCATAGAtctctctttcaatttattaGATGGTCCATTACCTGAGAGCCTGGCAGGATTAGAGTCAATCAACTCGCTTCTCCTTGACTCAAACCGCTTGTCAGGTCCTGTACCTGCATGGATTTCAAACTGGAAGCAAGTTCAGTCTCTCGTATTATCACAGAACCTCTTTAGTGGGACTTTACCACCACTTAACCTGCCTTCATTGTCCCATCTGGATGTCAGTGCCAACTTGCTTTCTGGTGAATTGTCTTCTGATATATGCAATGCCTCATCATTGGCCAGTCTAGTCCTATCCCGCAACAACTTTTCTGGCAGTCTCAATGGTATCTTCAAGGATTGTCTCAATCTCACTGATCTGATATTATCTGAAAACAATATTTCGGGTGAACTACCAGGCTACCTTGGTGAGCTTCAGCTAATTACCTTGGAACTGTCGATGAACAAACTATCTGGAAAAATTCCTGATCAACTTTGGGAGTCCAAAACACTTATGGCAATATCACTGAACGATAATTTGCTTGAAGGGTCGTTATCAGGTGCAGTGACCAATATCTTAACGCTTGAGAGGTTGCAACTGGACAATAATCTATTTGGTGGAAGGATTACTCCTGGCATTGGAAAGCTTAAAAATCTGACTAACCTATCTCTACATGGTAATAAACTAACTGGAGAGATACCATCAGAGCTTTTTGAGTGCACCAAGCTTGTATCTCTGGACCTGGGTGCAAACAGACTGACAGGTAAAATCCCAAAATCAATATCTAAATTGAAATTGCTCGACAACTTGGTTCTTTCAGATAACAAACTTTATGGTCCCATACCTGAAGAGATATGCTCTGGTTTTCAAAAGGTTCCTTTACCAGACTCTGAGTACACCCAGCATTATGGCATGCTTGATCTGTCCTACAATGAACTAGAGGGGCCTATTCCCCATACAATCAAGCACTGCACTGTTGTGACAGAAATCCTGCTGCAGAACAACAAGCTAAATGGGAGCATTCCTGAGGAGATAGCATCACTGGCTAACTTAACTTTGCTTGACCTGTCATTCAATTCCTTTTCAGGTTTGATGGTTCCCAAGTTGTTCTCAATGATGAATCTTCAGGGTGTCATACTTTCACACAATCAATTACAAGGATTGATTCCTGATAATTTTTGGCCATCACTGCCAAGTCTAGCTAAGCTTGACCTTTCAAGTAACTGCTTAAGAGGTCCACTGCCGCCTTCTCTATTCTGCATCAAAAGTTTGACCTATTTAGATGTCAGCATGAATTCTCTGTCAGGACGTCTCACGGTTGATCTTAAAAGCACCAGCTCTCTTTTGGTTTTGAATGTCAGCAATAACCAATTTTGTGGTACACTTGATGAATCAGTCTCCAAACTAGCATCACTTTCTGTGTTAGACCTCCACAATAACATATTCACCGGAAGCTTACCAGCATCACTTTCAAATCTTGCTGCCCTGACATATCTTGATTTATCACAAAACAATTTCCAAGATCCATTTCCCTGTAATATCTGTACAATACAAGGCCTAGTATTTACCAACT tgGTTGGTCTTGCTGTTGGTGCCACAGTCGTCTTTCTGATCCTACTCATTGGTCTTCTGAAATGGAAAACACATGGGCAGGATATTAAGATTCTTGACAATGACAAGGGTAAGCTTGTGATGACACCAGAGTCTACCTCCAGTGAGGGGCtcttgagaaagaaaataaaggagCCCCTGAGCATAAATATTGCGACTTTTGAGCATTCGTTATTAAGGATAAAAGCTGCTGATATTGTATCAGCAACTGAAAACTTTAGCAAGAGTTACATTATTGGTGACGGTGGATTTGGTACAGTATATAGAGCATCACTACCGGAAGGACGTATAATAGCTGTCAAGAGGCTTAATGGAGGCCACCTGCATGGGGAACGTGAATTCTTGGCTGAAATGGAAACTATTGGGAAGGTCaaacatgaaaatttggtCCCGTTGCTTGGTTACTGCGTCTTTGCAGATGAGAGATTCTTGATATACGAATACATGGAGAATGGGAGCTTAGACTTTTGGCTAAGGAACCAGGCAGATGCAGTTGAGGCACTTGACTGGCCAACTCGATTCAAGATCTGTTTGGGGTCAGCTCGAGGACTTGCTTTTCTGCATCATGGATTCGTTCCCCACATTATTCACAGGGACATAAAGTCAAGCAATATATTGTTGGATAGAAACTTTGAACCACGAGTATCAGATTTCGGCCTGGCTCGGATAATAAGTGCATGTGAGAGTCATGTTTCAACTGTGCTTGCCGGTACATTTGGTTACATACCCCCTGAGTATGGTCAGGCCATGGTGGCTACAACCAAGGGAGATGTCTACAGCTTCGGGGTCGTCATGCTGGAGCTTGTAACAGGACGAGCACCGGTTGGACAATCTGACATTGAGGGAGGCAATCTTGTTGGATGGGTCAGGTGGATGGTTGCAAATGGAAGCGAGCATGAAGCTCTGGACGCATCGTTTTCTTCTTCAGCTGTGTGGAAGGTTCAGATGTTGCATGTTCTCTCCATTGCAATGTCATGCACAAATGACGAACCATGGATGAGACCTACTATGCTTGAGGTAGTTAAACTGTTGAAGCAGTCTAAGATTACATGA
- the LOC105166480 gene encoding pheophytinase, chloroplastic → MAGSSTFSAMAISKIDFPVLLSQKITHKNSPSLLSLKRRALYCSKRFLIPRRISGIRISKHNAFSVFSSLVDNFSVDGAEASECPPLHEIITSTWKWRGYSIRYQYSGTGGPALVLVHGFGANSDHWRKNLPVLALSHRVYAIDLIGYGYSDKPNPRELQVKSFYTFETWASQLNDFCMEIVRDEAFFICNSIGGLVGLQAAVMDPAICKGIILLNISLRMLHIKKQPWYGRPLIKSFQSLLRNTALGKFFFRTVATPESVRNILCQCYYDTSQVTDELVKIILEPGLDPGAADVFLEFICYSAGPLPEELLPQVKCPVLVAWGDKDPWEPIELGKAYAQFDTVEDFVVLPNVGHCPQDEAPHLVNPVITSFVARHAPATAAPSPAAS, encoded by the exons ATGGCGGGTTCTTCTACTTTTTCAGCCATGGCTATTTCCAAAATCGACTTCCCAGTTCTGCTGTCCCAAAAGATTACCCACAAGAATTCACCTTCATTATTATCCTTAAAGCGCAGAGCCCTTTATTGCTCTAAGAGATTCTTAATTCCTCGTAGAATTTCTGGGATCAGAATCTCGAAGCATAATGCTTTTTCTGTATTCAGCTCGCTGGTAGACAACTTCTCAGTTGATGGTGCTGAGGCAAGTGAATGTCCGCCACTTCATGAAATCATAACCAG TACATGGAAATGGAGAGGTTATTCTATCCGCTACCAGTATTCTGGAACCGGTGGGCCTGCTTTGGTTTTGGTTCATGGTTTCGGAGCAAACAG TGACCACTGGAGGAAGAATTTGCCAGTTCTTGCACTGTCACACAGGGTGTATGCAATTGATCTTATTGGTTATGGTTATTCAGACAAACCGAATCCAAGAGAACTTCAAGTCAAGTCCTTTTATACTTTTGAGACATGGGCTAGCCAGCTAAATGACTTCTGTATGGAGATTGTTAGGGATGAAGCCTTCTTTATCTGCAACTCAATTGGAG GACTTGTAGGCCTCCAGGCAGCAGTTATGGATCCTGCAATCTGCAAGGGCATTATTCTCTTGAACATTTCCCTCCGTATGTTGCACATAAAGAAACAACCTTGGTATGGGAGGCctctaataaaatcatttcagAGTTTGCTAAG AAACACAGCTCTCGGAAAATTCTTTTTCAGAACTGTTGCAACACCAGAGTCAGTAAGGAACATTCTTTGTCAG TGTTACTACGACACATCCCAGGTGACAGATGAACTAGTAAAGATAATTCTTGAGCCTGGGCTTGATCCTGGTGCTGCTGATGTGTTTCTTGAATTCATTTGCTACTCAGCAGGGCCTCTCCCGGAGGAATTACTTCCTCAAGTGAAg TGCCCTGTATTAGTGGCTTGGGGTGACAAGGATCCTTGGGAACCAATCGAACTTGGGAAAGCCTATGCACAATTCGACACCGTGGAAGATTTTGTCGTGCTGCCTAATGTCGGCCACTGCCCTCAG GACGAGGCGCCTCATCTCGTAAATCCAGTAATCACTTCTTTCGTGGCTCGACATGCACCAGCAACTGCTGCTCCGTCTCCTGCAGCTTCCTGA
- the LOC105166515 gene encoding kirola-like, which produces MGLSGKLTADVQIKSGDLFHKVYRDTPHNVSSMSPNIVQGCDLHQGNWGTIGSIICWSYTHDGEQKIAKEIVEAIDDEQRSITLKVIEGHLMDYFKSFKIGIHVDTKGEIHLVTWVLEYEKLHEDVEDPVSFLSLLIKVTKDVETHHLKN; this is translated from the exons atgggctTGTCGGGCAAATTAACTGCAGATGTTCAGATAAAATCAGGAGACTTGTTTCATAAAGTATATAGGGACACTCCACACAATGTGTCAAGCATGAGCCCTAATATAGTACAAGGGTGCGATCTTCATCAAGGAAATTGGGGAACTATAGGATCTATTATCTGCTGGAGCTACACTCATG ATGGGGAACAGAAAATCGCAAAGGAGATAGTTGAAGCCATAGACGACGAACAAAGGTCAATAACATTGAAAGTCATTGAAGGACATCTGATGGACTACTTTAAGAGCTTTAAAATAGGAATACATGTGGACACAAAGGGCGAAATCCACTTGGTGACATGGGTTCTAGAGTACGAGAAATTACACGAGGATGTCGAAGATCCAGTCTCGTTCCTCTCTCTTTTAATCAAGGTCACAAAAGATGTCGAGACTCATCATCTTAAAAACTAA